ACTCGCGATCAGAAGTATGGCTAAAGCTAAATATACCACCGAGCCAAAAGGGCACTTTGGATTAGCATTTGCACATTACACGCACTTCACATCTCCTATCAGGAGATACCCAGATATGATGGTGCACCGATTACTGGATCACTACCTTCAAGGTGGTAAATCTCCCGATCCAGATTCTTGGGAACAAAAATGTGTTCATTCATCCGACCGGGAAAAAAGAGCTGCAGATGCAGAAAGAGCTTCCATCAAGTACAAGCAAGTGGAATTTATGTCCTTAGCAGAGGACAAAGATTACGAAGGGATTGTCAGTGGAATCACTGAATGGGGAGTATTTGTGGAGATTTCCGAGACAAAATGTGAGGGTATGATCCGGGTACAGGATATGGAAGACGATTATTATGAGTTTGACCAGAAAAACATGAGACTGGTCGGATCGAAAACGAAAAAAATGATCACTTTGGGTGACAAAGTGAAGGTCAGAGTAGTAAATACTGATATTGACCGAAGAACTATAGATTTGGAATTTGCAGACAATGACGGAAAAAAGCCACGCAACCGCGCTTTTAGATAAACTGGAGGTTTTTATCCAAAACCAAAATTTTGGAGAATCCCCAAAGGAACTTTATGAACCAATAAATTACATCCTGAATATAGGAGGTAAAAGAATAAGACCTCTCCTTAGCTTGCTTGCCTATGGAATGTATGCCGAAAACCCTGGCAAAATCCTGAGTCAAGCATCAGCAATTGAGGTATTTCACAATTTTACTCTCATGCATGATGACATCATGGATCAAGCTCCTTTGAGAAGAGGAAATGCTACGGTTCATGAAAAATGGGATGCCAACATCGCGATTCTTTCCGGAGACGTCATGCTTGTCAAAGCATACGATCTATTGATGGAAACTGAGCCGGCTTTGCTACCAGAAATCATCCGCCTTTTTAATAAAACAGCTGCAGATGTTTGTGAAGGTCAACAGTTTGACATGAATTTCGAAAACCAAGATCATGTGAATGAGAAGGATTACCTGAACATGATCCGTCTAAAAACAGCTGTATTGCTGGGATGCGCCTTAAAAATGGGAGCGATCTTGGGCGGAGCAAGTTCTGATGAAGCTCATAGACTGTATGAATTTGGAGTGAATGTGGGAATAGGCTTTCAGCTTAAAGATGATCTTTTGGATGTTTTTGCAGATCAGGAAAAATTCGGAAAACAGGTAGGAGGAGATATTATTTCAAATAAGAAAACGTTTTTACTAATTAAGGCTAAAGAACTCGCAAGCGGAGAAATTGCTCAGGAATTGGACCAATGGATTGCTGCAACTGAATTTGACAAAGAGGAAAAAGTGAATTCTGTAAAAGCTATCTACGAGAAATTAGGAATAAGAGAGTTGACAGAAAAAAAGATGAATAGTTATTTTGATGCTGGCTTCGAACAGCTTGAAAACATCAACTCAAAATATCCTTCCTATTTTAATGAGCTCAAAAAAATGACCGTGGACCTGATCCATAGAGAAAAATAACATGGGATTTTCTATCACCACTTTATTGATTGTACTCACAGCAATCACCAGTATCATTGGGTTTAATAAACCAGAATTTCTAAACCGATGGATGTTCACCCCATACATCATCAAAAGACAAGGGCAATGGGATCGATTTGTAACCTCTGGATTTATTCATAGAGATTACATGCACTTGCTATTTAACATGTTCACCTTCTATTTTTTTGGAGGATTTGTAGAGCAGTTTTTGGCATATAAATTTGGATTAGGCTTCGGAGGCTTGATCTATATCGTATTCTATATTCTCGGTATTGTCCTTTCAGACATTCCTACATACCTAAAAAATCAAGATCACAGCTATTACAGAGCTCTTGGCGCTTCAGGAGGTACGGCTGCAACAGTATTTGCCAGTATTATCATTATGCCTTTATCAGACATTTGTTTGTTTGGTATCCTCTGTCTTCCTGGGTTTATCTTAGGTGGATTATTTCTGATCTATTCTTACGTGAGGGGTAAAAATGGAGATGATGCAATTAATCATGATGCCCATTTATACGGGGCAATTTTTGGAATTATTTTCATATTGATTATTTCTCCAAATAGTGCTCTTACTTTTTTTGAAGAAATCAAATCTTACCAGCCATTTTAAAAAAAGCTCCCGATATAAATCGGGAGCTTTAATTTTACTTCTTAATATCTATTTTCGTCCTCATTTCTTCAATATTGAAGATTTGTGAAATCTGTTTCTGTTCGAGCTCTTTAAATCGAGCTAGTTCTACATCAATCTTTTCGGTCAGCTCATCCTTCACTTCATATGATTGGTCTGTTGGTTTCCAATCACCATTCCCTACCACCACATTTAAGTGCGCCAACTTATTATTCAATCGAATGGGGAAGTTAAGAGGATCTTGACGACTTTGGTTCTGAGTTTGGTAAAGCGTTTTCTCAATCTCATCCATTTCAGCCTTGATCATATCCAAGTTGGCTGGTTTCGTCTCTAAACTATCCATTTCAGATCTATATTGACGAATCAACTTGATGACACGATGAGTTTCAGTCAACTTATCTCGGACACTCATTAAAAACTCATATTGAGCTTCTAAATCTGCTTGAGAAGATTCATACCGAGGATCTGGTAAAACTTTAAAGGACTCTTCCTGAGCCACTCCGTCTTTTGTGATTTTTACTTTGTAGGTTCCTGGAACAACTTTAGGCCCTCTTAAACTTCCAGACCACATAATCATCCCTTCAAAATCCTCTGCATCTTCCACTCTTAGATTCCAATTAAATTCATTACTGCCTTTTTTAACCTTTAAAGTATCCCCATCAATTCCTTTTGTGGAGTAAGCTTTTAATGGTTGGTCATTGGCATCAAAAAATTCTATTTTCAATTCATCCTCTGGCTCTTCATTGATATAGTAATATACCAAAACACCTCCAGGTCTGTTGGTTCCAGCTGTCTCACTCTTTCTCTTCGTGCCATCAATTCTATAAGAATCCTGTGGCTTAAATAATTTCAATTCGCTGCTTTCCATCCCCGGCTCTGCTTGGTGTAGAACCGTCAAGTCATCAATAATCCAGAAAGATCTACCTTGAGTAGCTGCGATCAGGTTATTTTCTTTGATCGCCAAATCAGTTATTGGCACGATAGGTAAATTCAATTGAAGAGAATGCCAGTTTTTACCATCATCTTTAGAATAATACATGGCCGTCTCAGTTCCAGCGTAAAGGATCCCTCTTTTCACAGGGTCTGCTCTTATCACACGAGTGAAGTGCTCGGCATCAATACCAGAGGTGATCTTTGTCCAAGTTTCCCCATAGTCCTTTGTAGTATACAAGAAAGGCTCATAGATTCCACTCTT
Above is a window of Algoriphagus machipongonensis DNA encoding:
- a CDS encoding polyprenyl synthetase family protein; translated protein: MTEKSHATALLDKLEVFIQNQNFGESPKELYEPINYILNIGGKRIRPLLSLLAYGMYAENPGKILSQASAIEVFHNFTLMHDDIMDQAPLRRGNATVHEKWDANIAILSGDVMLVKAYDLLMETEPALLPEIIRLFNKTAADVCEGQQFDMNFENQDHVNEKDYLNMIRLKTAVLLGCALKMGAILGGASSDEAHRLYEFGVNVGIGFQLKDDLLDVFADQEKFGKQVGGDIISNKKTFLLIKAKELASGEIAQELDQWIAATEFDKEEKVNSVKAIYEKLGIRELTEKKMNSYFDAGFEQLENINSKYPSYFNELKKMTVDLIHREK
- a CDS encoding rhomboid family intramembrane serine protease, whose translation is MGFSITTLLIVLTAITSIIGFNKPEFLNRWMFTPYIIKRQGQWDRFVTSGFIHRDYMHLLFNMFTFYFFGGFVEQFLAYKFGLGFGGLIYIVFYILGIVLSDIPTYLKNQDHSYYRALGASGGTAATVFASIIIMPLSDICLFGILCLPGFILGGLFLIYSYVRGKNGDDAINHDAHLYGAIFGIIFILIISPNSALTFFEEIKSYQPF